The genomic window ACCGCCGACGAGGCCCGCGTCCTCGACACCGAGGAGCGGCCGATCGAGCACCTGTTCGCCGCCGGCGAGCTGGTGGGCGGCCTGTTCTACGGCAACTACCCCGGCGGCTCGGGGCTGACCGCGGGCGCGGTGTTCGGGCGCATCGCCGGCAGGGCGGCGAGCGCCGCGGCGAAGGGGGACTGACGCGCGACGGTTACCGAGGGCAAGGTCGGTCCGCTGTGGAAGCTCTGCGCCAGCACCGCGTTCGTGTTCATGACGAAGGCGATGCTCACGCCCCTGGTGCCGCTCTACAGCCTCGAGCTCGGGGCGTCGGTGTCCCTGGTCGGGCTGCTGGTGGCCGCGTCGTTCGTCCTGCCGCTGTTCCTGGCCCTGCCGGTGGGGAGCCTCGTCGACCGCCGCGGTTCGGCGCCCGTCATGACGGCCGGCGCCGTGCTGATGGGCCTGGCCCCCTTGATCATCGCCGTGGTCCCCGGGCTGGCGGCCGTCGCCGTCGCGCAGGTGGTCGCCGGCCTGGCGCACCTGCTGATGGGCCTGGCGACGCAGAGCTTCGTGGGGTCCATCTCCACCGGCGTCCGCCGCGAGCGCGACTACGGCTGGTACACGACGTTCGCGTCGGCCGGCCAGCTCGCCGGCCCCCTGGCGGCCGGGCTGCTGGCCGACGCTCTCGGGTACGCGGCCGCGTTCTCCGCGGCCGCGGCGATCTCGGTGGTCGGGGTCGTCCTCACGCGCCTGCTGCCCGACGACCGCGGGCGGGCCAGCGGCAGTGCGGGGCTCGGCTCGAGCCTGCTGACCGTGGGTACCCTCCTCGGGCGCCCCGGGGTGCGGCTCGGCATCCTGGCCAGCGCCAGCGGGATCTTCGCGATGACGGCCTTCTCGGCCTTCCAGCCCACGTACCTCGAGAGCCTCTCCTACTCCGCGACGACGATCGGCATGCTGCTCTCGCTCAAGAGCCTGGCGTCGATGGCCGTGAGGCCCTTCATGCCGGGCGTGACCAAGCTGCTTGGCGGCAAGCTGAACACGCTGTGGGCGATGATGCTGTTGGTCGCCGTGACGCTGGGGGCGACGGGGTACTTCGAGTCCCTCGGCCCCCTGGTGCTGCTGTCGATAGGCTTCGGCGTCGGCTTCGGGATCTCGCAGCCCGTGAGCATGGTGACGGTCGTCGAGGAGAGCGAGCCCGGCAACCGCGGCTTCCTCCTCGGCCTCCGCCTCACCGGCAACAGGGTGGCGCAGCTCGTCGGCCCGCTGGTGATAGGCCTCGTGGCCGACGCCCTCGGCTTCGGCCCGGCGTTCCTCGCCGGCGCCCTGGTCGTCGTCGTGGGCAGCTTCCTGCTGCTCCTCTTCCGCCCCCGGGCCGCGCAGGCGCTGAACCGCTGAGCGCGGGAGGCGATGGACGCGCCCTCAGCCCGACAGCCGCGGCAGCACCTCGTCCGCGAAGGCCGCGATGAACTCCTCCTGGTTGCGCCCGACGTTGTGCACGTGGACCTCGGTGAAACCCAGGTCGAGGAACCGCTGGATGTGCTCGCGGTGCTCCTCCAGGTCCGGCGAGATCAGCATGCGGTCCCGGTAGTTCTCGATCCGCACGAGCTTCGCCATCTGCTCGAAGTCCTCGGGCGAGCGGATGTCCTGCTTGGGGAAGGCCATCCCGCCGTTGGGCCACTCGCGCAGCGCGTTCGCCTCGGCCTCCTCCCGCGTGGGCGCCCAGGAGAGGTGGAGCTGGAGGAGCTTCGGCATCTTCTCCGGGTCCTTGCCGGCGCGGCGGGCGCCCTCGGCGAACCTGTCGAGGAGCATGCGGAGCTTGGCCGGGGCGGCGCCCGGCATGATGATGCCGTCGCAATGCTCGCCCGTCCACCGCGCTGTCACGGGCCCGGAGGTGGCGACGAGCACCGGCACGGGCTCCTCCGGCAGGGTCCACAGCTTCACGCGGCCGAGCTTGAAGTAGCCGTCCTCGCGGTGCCTGATGACCTCGCCCGTGAAGAGCTGCCTGATGATCTCGACGGCCTCCTGCATCATCCGCAGACGCACGTGGGGCTCGGGCCACACGCCGCCCACGAAGTGCTCGTTGAGGGCCTCGCCGCTGCCCAGCCCGAGCCAGAAACGGCCCGGGTACATCGCTCCGAGCGTCGCCGCGGCCTGTGCGATGATCGCCGGGTGGTAGCGGAACGACGGGCAGGTCACGCCGGGGCCGAAGGTGAGGCGCTCGGTGGCCTCGCCCAGCGCCCCCATCCACGACCACACGAACGCGCTCGCGCCCTGCGCCGGGACCCAGGGCTGGAAGTGGTCGGCCGCCATGACGCCGGCGAAACCCCGCTCCTCGGCCAGCCGGCAGTAGCGCAGGAGCTCGGACGGACCGAACTGCTCGAGTGCCGCCGCGTAACCGATCTTGGCCATCCGGTCCTCCCCGGCCGGCGAGGGTGGGGCGAGGGCCGCCCCGCGGGCTTCGCATACGCCCGTATACGGCCGCATCCAGTTGGTACGTCCCCGAGTCTACGTGAGCCCGCCGCGGGAGTCAAAGCCCCGCGGTCCGTCGAGGAGGCAGCGGCCGGATGAACGACCGCATCGAGATGATCGCGCTCACGTCGGTGCCCGTGGTCCGCGAGCCGCGACCGCTGGCGCCCCTCGTCCTGGACGCGCTCGAGGCCGAGGGGATCGCGCCGAGGGCGGGCGACGTCCTGGTGATCGCCCAGAAGCTCGTGTCGAAGGCCGAGGGCGCCTTCGTGGACCTCGCGACCGTGACGCCGGGGGAGCGTGCGACCTCCATCGCCGGCGCCACGGGGAAGGACCCCCGGCTGGTGGAGCTGATCCTCGCCGAGTCGCGGGAGGTCGTGCGCGTCTCGGGGGGCCACCTGATCACCGAGCAC from Trueperaceae bacterium includes these protein-coding regions:
- a CDS encoding MFS transporter translates to MWKLCASTAFVFMTKAMLTPLVPLYSLELGASVSLVGLLVAASFVLPLFLALPVGSLVDRRGSAPVMTAGAVLMGLAPLIIAVVPGLAAVAVAQVVAGLAHLLMGLATQSFVGSISTGVRRERDYGWYTTFASAGQLAGPLAAGLLADALGYAAAFSAAAAISVVGVVLTRLLPDDRGRASGSAGLGSSLLTVGTLLGRPGVRLGILASASGIFAMTAFSAFQPTYLESLSYSATTIGMLLSLKSLASMAVRPFMPGVTKLLGGKLNTLWAMMLLVAVTLGATGYFESLGPLVLLSIGFGVGFGISQPVSMVTVVEESEPGNRGFLLGLRLTGNRVAQLVGPLVIGLVADALGFGPAFLAGALVVVVGSFLLLLFRPRAAQALNR
- a CDS encoding TIGR03557 family F420-dependent LLM class oxidoreductase, whose protein sequence is MAKIGYAAALEQFGPSELLRYCRLAEERGFAGVMAADHFQPWVPAQGASAFVWSWMGALGEATERLTFGPGVTCPSFRYHPAIIAQAAATLGAMYPGRFWLGLGSGEALNEHFVGGVWPEPHVRLRMMQEAVEIIRQLFTGEVIRHREDGYFKLGRVKLWTLPEEPVPVLVATSGPVTARWTGEHCDGIIMPGAAPAKLRMLLDRFAEGARRAGKDPEKMPKLLQLHLSWAPTREEAEANALREWPNGGMAFPKQDIRSPEDFEQMAKLVRIENYRDRMLISPDLEEHREHIQRFLDLGFTEVHVHNVGRNQEEFIAAFADEVLPRLSG